AAGAGAGTTGATGCTTTTAAGTGTTTTTACGGATAAACTTTCTCTTGGAAGAGAGGATATTACATAGATTTATTCTTTAATTCTTTTCTTACGTGACTGTGTTTTATTCCATACGTAAAATAGATAACAAAACCTACCACCATCCAACCTATCAAACGAAACCACGTATCTTTAGGCAATGAAGCCATTTGCGCCAAACATACAACAGCGCCCAAAATAGGAACAAAAGGCACCCAGGGAGTACGGAATTTACGAGGTGCGTCCGGTTCGGTTTTACGAAGAATAATTAAACCGATGCTTACAATGACAAACGCCAACAATGTGCCGATAGAAACCAATTCTCCCAACAATCCGATAGGGAAAAGTCCGGCAAAAATAGCGGCAAAAATCCCTGTAACAATACTGGTAATATAAGGCGTTTTAAATTTCGGGTGTGTTTTAGCAAAACTTTTCCACAGCAAACCATCGCTTGCCATAGTGTAAAAAATACGGCTCTGCCCCAACAAAAGCACCATTACCACCGAGCTTAAACCAGCAATAGCTCCTATTTTTATAATCGGACGGAGCCAATACAATCCTGCTCCGGCTTTATCAATGGCTAACGCAATAGGAGCCGGCACATTTAATTCGGTGTAATTTACAATTCCCGTGAGTACTAAACTTACCGCCACATAAAGTATAGTACACACAATCAACGAAGCCAAAATTCCTATCGGTAAATCGCGCTTGGGATTAATTGCCTCTTGTGCAGTTGTACTCACCGCATCGAATCCAATGTATGCAAAAAATACCACAGCCGCACCGGTAAGTACGCCGCTCCATCCAAAATGCCCGAAAGTTCCGGTGTTGGCAGGAACAAATGGTGTCCAGTTATCAGCATTAATATAGGCAATTCCAAAACCGATAAACAACAGAATAACAGCAACCTTTATAATTACGATAATATTATTGAATTTAGCGCTTTCCTTGATTCCAATTACTAAAAGCGTAGTCATCATAGCAACAACAAATACGGCAGGAAAATTAATAATGGCTCCGGTATGAATCCATTGTCCGTGTTCAAATTTAAAAGGACTGTCGCACATATATGCGGGCAAATGAATTCCCAAATCCGCCAAAAAACTTGTTACATAACCCGACCATCCTACAGCAACAGTAGCAGAACCAAAAAGATATTCCAAAATCAAATCCCAACCGATAATCCATGCAATAAATTCGCCCATTGTTGCATATCCATACGTATATGCGCTGCCTGAAACAGGAATCATTGAAGCAAACTCCGCATAACAAAGCCCTGCCAGCAAACAACCCAATGCTGATACAATAAACGAAATGGAAATCGCAGGACCTGCATGATTGGCTGCGGCTGTTCCTGTTAACACAAAAATTCCGGCTCCAATAATACAACCTATTCCCAATAAAGTAATATTGAGCGCATTCAAATGTCGTCTTAATTGATTTACTCCCTCTTCGGCTTGTCTGTTGATTTGTTCTAAACTTTTACGAATAAATAATTCTGCCATAGTTACTTTTGATTAAAGTTATAAGTAATTTTCAAAAATAAGTTATTAATTTTCATAAAATAAGCTACAAAAATAACATTTTTTGCTTAATTGACGTGTTTTTATAAAAAAAGAGTATCGATTTTTTTCGATACTCTTTCTTATTTTCTACAAATAATAACTTAACCCGCTATTTTTTGTTTCTTTTTTGATAATTCTTTCTTTTTAGGCAGTGTAACCGTGCTTTTTTCAATATAAGCCAACACATCGCCCTTACGTACTATATCTCCTTGTTTTTTCTCAATTCCCACCAAGCGTCCATTACAAAAGCTTACCACATCTTCCCATCCGTAGTTTGTTTGAATAACGCATACAGTGTCAAATTCACTCAAATATTTTCCGAAAGGAGGTGCTACCGATTTTTCATTAAAATCAAGTTCCCAAAGCACACGTCCTGAATAAGGAGCAATAATTGGTTCGGCGTTTGGATGTTTCAACGCACGAATATCAATTTTTTTGATGTCTGCCGTTTTTTCATATTTGGCTTTAATGGCAGTTTCCAATTCTTTTTCGAAACGTTGTTTTGCTTCGCCCGATTTGTAATCGCGATATTGTTTTTCGTGCATAGCAAATTCAAAAAGTTCTTCATCGTTTTCTCCTCTTTCCCAACCTTTTTCTTCCATTTCCTTAATGTATTTAGGAAGTTCATCGGGATAATTGTCTTGCGGATTGCCTGTAAAAAATTCAAAACCGTTCTTTTTAGCCAAATCAACAATTTCCTGATCTAATTTTCCCGGCAATTTTCCTGCTTTTCCAAGAATCATATCCCAAGAGTTTTTATCAATCATTGTCCAGCGTCCTTGTCCTTTTTCAATGGAAAACACATTCATCAATGCAATATTTTTCACATATTGACTGAAAGGTGTTACCAATGGCGGATTTCCAAGTTTAGGCCAAATATATTTTACTTCATCAAACAGTTTTACGAGTAATTCATCTTCATTCAGTTCGTTTTTGCCTTGATTTTTACGAGCCGAATTAATTGCTTGGTGTACTCCTTTTAAGTCCGCCATCAACGAGCCCATCATGCCTCCGGGAAGTCCGCAACCAACTAATAACGAGGTCATTGTTCTATTGCGTTCATCAATAAAATATCCCAAAAAGTCATCGACAAAACTTTGTGTCAAACTACGGGCTTCCATATATGCATTCATATTGATTTCAGGCACTTTGAAACCTGCATCTTTCAACATTTGCTGTATGGTAATAACATCGGGATGAACCATTCCCCAAGAAAGAGGTTCCATTGCCACGTCCAAATAATCTACTCCGGCTTTTGCAACCTCAAGCATAGATGCAACAGAAAAACCCGGTCCGGAATGTCCGTGATATTGAATAGGGATTTCAGGATGTTTGTCTTTAATTGCTTTCACAATTTTTCCCAACATTTCAGGTCGTCCTATTCCTGCCATATCTTTCAAACAAATTTCATCAGCGCCGGCAGCAATTAATTCTTCGGACATATTAATATAATAATCTACATTGTGTACTTCAGATACAGTTATACACATAGCAGCTTGCGCAATCATTCCGGCTTCCTTAGCATATTTTATCGAATCGGAAATATTTCTTACATCGTTCAGTCCGTCAAAAATGCGTGTAATGTCCACACCTTGCGCTTTTTTAACTTTATACATCAAGCGGCGGACATCAGCAGGAACAGGATTCATACGCAAACCGTTCAATCCGCGGTCAAGCATATGCGTTTGAATTCCAACTTCGTTAAACGGTTTTGTAAACGTACGTACAGATGGATTAGGATTTTCGCCGTACAACAAATTTACTTGTTCTGAAGCGCCTCCATTAGTTTCTACACGAGCAAAGCATCCCATATCAATAATGACGGGAGCAATTTTTTCAAGCTGATCAATACGCGGCACATATTTGCCCATAGACTGCCACATATCACGATAGACCAAGCTAAATTTAATTTCTTTCATAAAAAGAAAAATAATTACTTAATAAGGTATAAGTTATAAATTGATAGTTATCATTTTTTCAGCTGATAAATCCTTAAAAATCTTTATAAAAGGTATTCATCTGCTGATTTTCGGTGCAAAGTTCGGAAGTTTTTTTGAATCGACAAAAATTAATTAAAGAAATTTTTCTTTAATTAATTTTGACACAAAGGAAACCAAATAACAATCTGTAAGTAATAGAAATAACTATATAATCAAATGAAATATTTTTAATCAAAAACCGATATTTCCCAAATAAAATAAAACAAAAACCCCTAAATAATTTTTAATGGTTATAAATAACAAAGCTCCTACAATTAATAATAAATTGAATAAATTTGTCAAAAAAATTCATTTTTATCAATATAATGAATCCATGATATCTCTCACAATAATTTAACATATACCGAACAAAGAAACCCGGTAAACGTTCTAACTTTAAGATAAATACAAATACAAAAAATATGAAATCATTCTCAGAAAAATTCATAGTAAAGCCGGGAGATAAAGTCAATCTCAAAGAATTGGATACAGCTTATTCCGGAGGAATAAAAAAGAAAGAAGGCGTAAAAGATTTGTTGAAAAATGTAGAAGAACTGGCTTCATTTCAGGAATTATTTTGGGCTGACAATAGCTATTCTTTATTAATTGTACTGCAAGCTCCGGATGCTGCAGGAAAAGACGGAGCTATTCGCCACGTAATGTCAGGGTTAAATCCGCAAAGCTGTCGCGTGTATAGTTACAAAACTCCGTCACGCGAAGAATTAGACCACGATTATCTTTGGAGACACTACAAGGATTTACCTGAGCGGGGAATGATTGGCATTTTTAACCGTTCACATTATGAAAATGTATTGGCAACGAAAGTAAATCCACAATTTATTTTGAATGAAAATATACCCGGAATTAATGATATAAAAGATATTCACAAGAAATTTTGGAGTCAGCGTTACGAACAAATCAATAATTTTGAGAAATATTTGTATCAAAACGGCACACACGTGATAAAATTCTTCTTACACCTCTCAAAAGAAGAACAAAAAGCAAGACTTTTAGCTCGATTGGAGGAAAAAGATAAAAATTGGAAATTTAGTTCCGATGATTTGAAAGCGCGTGCTCAATGGGATGAATATCAAAAAGCGTATGAAGACATGCTGGAAGAAACTTCTACTGATTATGCTCCTTGGTTTGTTATTCCGGCTGATAAGAAATTTTTTGCGCGTGTAGCTATTGGAAAAATTATTGTAGAAAAAATGAAAAGTTTGGATTTGCATTATCCTTCAGGCGAAACCAAAGAGCAACTTGCACAAGCGCTGGAAACTTTAATGAGCGAAAAATAGATTTTCAGAGTCAAAGAGTCAAAGAATCAAGGGTCAAGACAAATATTAAATCCTGTCTATATCTAACAGTCTTGGCTCTTGATTCTAAATACCGTCTTACTCAAACATATTTCTGAAATGGGAGAAGAAATTCTTTGAAGCCGATTGATTTGGTTTCACATTATTGGAGTCTGCCAATTTCTCCATCAATTGTTTTTCTTCCTTATTTAAGTTTTCGGGAATATATACACCAACATTTACAAGCAGATCGCCTGTACCGTAACGGTTTACACTCGGAAGCCCTTTTCCTCTTAAGCGCAATACTTTCCCCGGTTGAGTTCCGGCAGCAATATTTACTTTTACTTTCCCATCCACTGTAGGAACTTCTACCGAACCGCCGAGCGTAGCTACAGGAACCGACACTAAAAGATTATAAATTAAATCATTCTCATCTCTAATAAGTTCCGGATGTTTTTCTTCTTCAATAACTATCAATAAATCTCCGTTGATTCCTCCTCTGGGAACCGCGTTTCCTTTTCCGCTCATAGAAAGTTGCATTCCTTCCATTACTCCCGCAGGAATATTGATTGAAATTACTTCTTCCTCACGTACAACGCCTTCACCGTTACAATGCGTACATTTATTTTTAATAATTTTTCCTTCTCCGTGGCATGTAGGACATTCCGTAGTAGTTTGCATTTGCCCTAGAATAGTTTGCTGAACACGCGTTACACGTCCGCTTCCGTGACACGTACTGCAAGTTTCAGAGCCGGAATTTCCTTCCGCTCCGGTTCCGTGACAATGAGAACAAGCAACAGCTTTTCTTACTTTGATTTTTTTCTCTACTCCTGTGGCAATTTCAGCTAAATTCAATTTTACCTTTACACGTAAATCAGATCCGCGACGTATGCGCTGACCTCCACGAGATTGACTTCCGCCAAAACCTCCAAATCCTCCGAAACCGCCAAAATGTCCGCCAAAAATATCGCCAAAAGCGGAGAAAATATCTTCCATCGTCATTCCGGCGCCACCAAAACCACCTCCGGCAGCTCCACCTACACCGGCGTGTCCAAATTGGTCGTAACGCTGACGTTTCTGCGGATCGCTTAATATCTCATACGCTTCGGCTGCTTCTTTGAATTTTTCTTCAGCTTGTTTATCGCCGGGATTTTTATCCGGATGGAATTGAATAGCTTTTTTACGGTACGCTTTTTTTATTTCATCCGCACTTGCCGTTTTCGATACCTCTAATATCTCGTAATAATCTCTCTTTGTCATACTTTTTGAGTTTGAAGTTTGAAGTCTGAAGTTTGAAGTTTTCTCGACTACAAACTATAAACTATTAACTAAGGTTATTCTCCTACTACTACTTTTGGGAAGCGGATAACTTTATCGTTTAATGTGTAACCTTTTGAAACCGTATCGATGATTTTTCCTCTTTTTTCTTCATCATCCACAGGAAAAGTGGTTACCGCCTCGTGAATATCTACATTGAAAGGTTCATTTTCGGTGGGAATTTCTTTTACGCCATTTGCCTGCAAAAAAGCAATAAATTTGTTGTAAATTAATTTTTCGCCTTCCTTTATAGCGTCTATGTCTTCCGTATTCTCCATTGCTTTCATTGCACGCTCAAAATCATCCACCAACGGAAGGAGATTCACCAGAACTCTTTCACTTGCCGAACTTATCAAATCTGCCTTTTCTTTCAGGGTACGTTTGCGGTAATTATCAAATTCTGCCATCAGACGAAGGTTTTTATCTGCCAAATCGGCGCATTTTTCCTTTAAATTTTCGAGATTTTCCACTTCGTTTTCAGCTTTTTGTTCCGTTGTTTCCTGTGGTGTTTCTTCAACAGAAGCTTCATTTGTTAATTCTACTTCCTCGTTATGATGTTTTTCTTTTTTCATATTCTGATTTTTTATTATTCATAAATTTCAACTGCAAATTTACAACAATAAATCTGCCAAAACGTTCTAATCTCTCTTTTTTAAAAGATTTAGGACATTTTGGCAGGGAAATTATTTATATTATTAAAGACGCAATAAATTGCTATTGTATAATCAACTTTCTAGTTTGTTTTTAACCATTTAATAAATTCTTTCGGATCTTCTGTAAATGGAAAGTAATAATTGTTTAGAGGTTGTCCGTCAGCTTTCAGCATCACGTAAAAAGGTTGCGCGTTTGCGCCAAATTTATGTCGCTGAAAATAGCTCCATTTGTCTCCTACCGTATTGATTTTGGTTGTACGTCCGTTTTCTTGTACTTCATAAGGTTCTAAAAGAGACTTTTTTTCATCTACAAATAATGAAATCAACACAAAATCATTGTTGAGCAAATTTCTCACATTATCATCCGTCCAAACCGATGCTTCCATTTTTCGGCAATTAACACATCCGTGACCGGTAAAATCTATAACAACAGGTTTATTCACTGAAGCGGCATAAGCCATTCCCAAATCGTAATCGGTAAATTTAGGATGAACATCATTTTGATATAAATTAAAATCTTGCGTACGCGTAGGAGGAGCAAATGCGCTTACCGATTTAAGAGGCGCTCCCCAAAGTCCTGGAACCATATACACCGCAAACGAAAGTGAAATAATCGCCAAAATCACACCTGAAACAGATGTATGTTTGATTTCATCATCATGAGGAAAACGGATTTTTCCCAGCAAATAAACTCCAAGCAATGCAAAAATTACAATCCACAAAGCAAGGAATACTTCACGGTCCAATATTCTCCATCCGTAAGCTAAATCTGCCACAGAAAGGAATTTGAGGGCAAAAGCAAGTTCTAAAAACGCCAATACTACTTTTACTTTATTCAACCATCCTCCTGATTTGGGTAATGATTTTAAAAGCGAAGGGAAAAACGCAAAAAAGGCAAACGGAATTGCCAATGCAAGCGAAAATCCTAACATTGCTAAAACAGGTCCGGCGGTTAATCCTTTCGTGGTTACATCTACCAAAACCAAACCAATGATAGGACCTGTGCAAGAAAATGAAACAATTACAAGCGTAAATGCCATAAATAAAATACTTAAAATTCCACTGGTGGATTCCGCTTTTGCGTCCATTTTTGTTGACCACGAAGCTGGTAAAGTAATTTCAAACGCTCCGAAAAACGAAATGGCAAATACTACCAGCAAGAGAAAAATAAATATATTAAATACGGCATTGGTCGAGAGACTATTTAATGCGCTTGCTCCAAATATTAAGGTGATTAACGTTCCCAATACTACAAAAATAAAAACAATGGAAAGTCCGTATAAAACAGCGTCGCGACGTCCGCGTTTTTTGTCTTGTGAGCGTTTCAAGAAAAAACTAATCGTCATAGGAATAATGGGCCAAATGCAAGGCATTACCAAAGCCAGCAAACCTCCTAAAAATCCGGTCAAAAAAATCCACCAGAGCGAATTATGTTCTTCGCCTCCGCCAAAAGGTTTTAATTTTTCAGTGAGCGGAGCCCATAAATCCTTATTTGAAACAACCAGCGCAGGTTGAACTGTTTTTGTATCTGTCGAATCTAAATTTTCAGTTGCAAGGGTTTGAACCGGAATCGTTTCGGTTGTCTTTTGGAGAGTTTCTTTTTCTGTGGACTTTGCTATAGATGATTTTACTCCTTGTGTCCCAAAGTTAAACTCACGCGTTGTTGGAGCCAAACAAGTTTCATCGTTACAAAGCATATAACGCACATTTCCTTTCACGTAAACTGCATTAGCATCGGTAAATGAAATTTTCTGTACAAAAACAGCTTCGTTCACATACCAATTTAAATCCATATCAAAATTGGGGTCGTGTGACTGAATTAGGTTGGATTTGGCTTGAATTTCACCTACTTTTTTGGCATTTTCTATGTTTTCAAACGTGATAGTTGTAGGAACAGGACCATCTTTAGGAAGATTTAATCCGTATAAATGCCAACCATTATCGATTTTTGCTTTGATAATAACATCTGCCGTAGTTGCACTTGTATTTTTTTTCTCAAATGTCCATTTTACAGGATCTATGATTTGAGCAAAACTGTTCAAAAAAATAAAAAAAGTAAATAAAAACAATAATCTCAGCTTCATAACAAGTTTTGTTGGTTTTTTCGTTTTATTTTCTGTGAATTAGAATAATAATTTTACAAAAATAGTGATACTATTCTAATACAACAAACTCATAGAAATATTATCGGTTTGTTTATATTTTTTTCACAATTAGCGTGTCAGCATAAATTTGAAACTGATTCCAAAATTAGTGGACGAAACAGGGAATGTGCTTGAAATGAGCGGAACAGTACTTTGACGATCGAAGTATAATTGCAAATTCACTTTTGAGCTAAACACATAATCCGCCATACATTTTATCGAAATCAATTTATTTCCGCTGGACGCTTGAGTAATATTTTCGCTTACTTTCCTGAGCAGCGTTTTCACATCTTTGTAAGATACATCGGCATTCAATTTCAAATCGTTTTTAACCGAAGATTTTCTACTTCCGGAACGCAAGAAAAGTTTAAAATCATTTACGATATATCCAACTCCCACCACAAATTCATCGGCGTCTGCTTCTATTAACTGTGTACTTGTCAGATTTAATGATAAATTACGCTGTTTTCGATATTCGACTTTGGTAGTAATATTATTTTTCATAGCTATATTTACTCCCAAGAGCGGCGAGAAACTTTCCGACATTGAAACGGAAGAAATATCATAAGCCATAGCAGGAATAGGCATATCGCTTTGCACATCGCGAATAAAACCAAATTGACTGTTGCTGTCGTCATTCAGCGGAACCCACGTTGAAAACGAAGTGTAATTTCCTATTGTATAACGGTTTGTGTACGCGTGCGTTAAACTCACCGAACGGAATTTATCTCTGAAAAACTCAAGATTGGATAACCCGTTATAATTAATATTCCAATTAGGCAGCATTTGTAACAACGACAAAAATGGATTGGTTGTTACTGTCAACGGATCTCTTCCTGTATATGCCGATAAAAATGCAGGGATTAATACTTCCGGAGAATTTTCATTGAAAGCTCCATTTGTTTCATCATAAGTAGTTCCTGCATAACTATGTCCGCTTTCTCCCTGGGCAAAAAATCCGGTGGTAGGATAATGCCTATCCTTCATTTGATTTTGCAGACGTGATAAAATTATTTTTCTGTTTTCCAGAAACTTATTAAATGTACGGGAATAATAATTTTCGTCTGCCGTACCGATTTTATCAAATGCCGTCGCAATAGCTATTTGCGTAATATTAAAGTTTCCGTTAAATGTAGTTGGCATACCTTCATACATATATTGAATCACTTTATTATCAGCCGTTTGACGTTGAGCTGTTAAATCTATTTTTAGTCCCGGAACAGGTTCTATTGAAACACGAATATTTAAATCGGATGTTTTTGCTTCGTTGGCGGGATTTACTACATCGGTTCCCATATAAACCCAATCCTTGTCAATGAATTGTTGTAAAGTATTGTCATCGTGCCAGCCAAATGCAAATAATAATCCCGGTGAGAACAATCCGTTCACTTTTTGTTGTCCTAACAACCCCGGTTGATTCAAAAATCCCGGAACGACTAAACTACTTGTACCTCGATAAGTAACTGATACGCGACGTAAGCCCATTAAAAAACGAGTGGTAAAATCCGTAATTGATTGTCCTGCGTTTCTCTCGTTTGGATCTCTACTTGTCATATTGATAGAAACGCCTTCAATATTTGCTGTCGGAGTAATTTCAATACTTCTGTCGTCTTTCACCTTATAAGGTACCGCCACAGTATTTCCGTTTTTATCTTTTGCCGTTATACTGAATTTTCTACTTCCCAACTGATGATTAATGGTGATTGTTTTATTTTGCTCAAAATTAACCGTTTGAGAATATTTTTTAGGAGTGAAATTTCTTTTAGGTTGTGATGCCGATTGAGCTCTGCTATTTACATCCTTCAAGTATTTCACTTTATTATAAAAAGTTTCAAAATTAAGGTTTCCGTCAAACGACCAATTTCCCATAGATGAAGCAATATTGCCTACATCAGGCATATTATCCAATACAGCGCTTCTGTTCCAACTGTATGTGGAATTGTAAGTGGCGTTCGCCGTAATCCAATCCAAAAGCGGCAATTTATTTATGGGAACTTCGTAGGAGGCATTAAACACTTGTTGATAAGTGTAAGGCGTTCCCATTTTTTTAATACTTTCCCAAACCTTGTTTTTCCAAGTAGTATAATATTCTTCTCCTATTTCGGGTGTATAATAAGATTCTTCAATATTGGCATTCATCACTGTTGTTAAGCCAAACCGTAATCCGCGTGTAAGATTCCACTGAATATCAAATTGACGATTCCACGTAAAATCTTTACTAAATGAAAGCCCGATGGTGTCTAAACCTTCTGATGGAGAAGAAGCAACGCCATCCAAAGTAAAATTACGCAGTTTTGTTTTTGTAAACGCCCTGTTTAAATTAGTGCTGTAACTCAACGATGTAGGAAGGAAATAAACATTAAAATCCTTTATTATTTTGAGCGATTTCCCTATTGCCTTTACGTTCTTAAACGGTTCCCAAGGTTGAGAATTAAAAGAATAAGCATAATTTAATCCCAACCGTTGTACTTTGGTAAGATTTTGTTCTATTTCAGGAGTGTGTTCTTTAGTTACGTTGGAAGAATAACTCAATGTAATATTTGCAGGGTCGTAAAATTGCGGTTTTTTACTTTTAATATTTATTTTTGCATTTGCCACATTGAAACTTTCTACGGTACGCACAATTTGAGTCAAATTCCGTAAAGAATCTTTTTCTGATTCCGTATCTAAATTATCCAATGCGTCTTTCAAAATAATATCTTCGTCAAGCGGATTATATTTTGGCGAATTTGTTTCGGTTGTATAAGCGTAGTAAGCAGGTATTTGTAATTTTGCTTTTTCAGGTAAAAATCTTCCCAAATCCAGCGCGGCAGCAAGGTTGGCTTGATAAAAATCATCTAAACGACGGTCCATAATATTGCTTTCGATGTTTCCGAATCCGGAAGTTTCCATTCTTCCCGAAACATTTACCGAACCTAAATCCGATAATCCCACATTTAGATTTGCCAGTGCAGCCCAGCCTCCATCTTCGTCAAATTCCGACATACGCAGTTCGTTTACCCAAATTTCGCCTGATTTTGTATTTGAACTGACATTACGCACACCAATCATAACATTTTCCACTTCCGAGATAGAAGGATTTCCAACCACCGTAACTTTATTGGTCGGTTTATCATTATCATACACTTCAAACGGAATGGCATAACCTACGCCGGTAGTGCCTCCCTTGCGTTCTTTATTACGTTTTAATTTCGCATCGGTAAGTACGGTAAATGGAAAATCGAACATATTTTCCGGAATCCAAACTTTTTCTCTATCGGCTAAATTACTTCCGGAGTATTGACCTTCAGGAGTTAATTTCAACGGAATTTCGTATTCGTAATAATTGTTCTTCATATCGGAACCCAGACGAATGAAGCAAGTAAGTTCACCGTCTTTCAAATTTTGCGCTTGCGCCGCAGCATCCAACATAGCTTCAGCGTGAACAAACATTTGTAAACGTTTGTATTTGCGCATATCAAACATCGTATTTTTATATACGGCACGCGCATCTTTTGGAGCTAAATCCGTCACTTTCAACACCATAGATTGTTCGTTTTGCTGTAACAACTGCGGTTGGCTTGGATCTGTCTCACGAGTTATACCCGGAGGAAGCACATAATTTACAGGAGTTTTACGTCCGTTTTCTTCAATATTTACTGCCAATACATCCAATTTACCATTTGTAGAAGGATTATTTCCAACAGTATATAATTCTTTTGTATATGTTTTCCATTCGCCCCGAACTAAATCGAGCGTACCTAAACGCAAATGTGTTTCTTTTTGAAATCCGGTTAAAAACATACGGATAAAACGAATGGATTTAAAATTGCGAATACCGCCAACAGGATCATCGTATTCACGCACCGGAATTTTAAATTGATACCAAGCAATATCTACTTTTTGACCGTTCTTCAGCGTTACTGTAGATACTAATTTATCCGTAATATGATTTTTCCCCACCACCATATCATTAGGGTGAATTGAAACTTTGTACTGATAATATTTTTCATATTCATTCAACGTGTTGTCTCCGTTAATATCTTCCACATCGGGTGTAAGCGTAGCTGTAGTTGAATAACTTTCCTTTGTGTCTTCTGTTGCAGGAGAATTTCC
The genomic region above belongs to uncultured Paludibacter sp. and contains:
- the yfnA gene encoding Uncharacterized amino acid permease YfnA, encoding MAELFIRKSLEQINRQAEEGVNQLRRHLNALNITLLGIGCIIGAGIFVLTGTAAANHAGPAISISFIVSALGCLLAGLCYAEFASMIPVSGSAYTYGYATMGEFIAWIIGWDLILEYLFGSATVAVGWSGYVTSFLADLGIHLPAYMCDSPFKFEHGQWIHTGAIINFPAVFVVAMMTTLLVIGIKESAKFNNIIVIIKVAVILLFIGFGIAYINADNWTPFVPANTGTFGHFGWSGVLTGAAVVFFAYIGFDAVSTTAQEAINPKRDLPIGILASLIVCTILYVAVSLVLTGIVNYTELNVPAPIALAIDKAGAGLYWLRPIIKIGAIAGLSSVVMVLLLGQSRIFYTMASDGLLWKSFAKTHPKFKTPYITSIVTGIFAAIFAGLFPIGLLGELVSIGTLLAFVIVSIGLIILRKTEPDAPRKFRTPWVPFVPILGAVVCLAQMASLPKDTWFRLIGWMVVGFVIYFTYGIKHSHVRKELKNKSM
- a CDS encoding Pyruvate carboxylase; this translates as MKEIKFSLVYRDMWQSMGKYVPRIDQLEKIAPVIIDMGCFARVETNGGASEQVNLLYGENPNPSVRTFTKPFNEVGIQTHMLDRGLNGLRMNPVPADVRRLMYKVKKAQGVDITRIFDGLNDVRNISDSIKYAKEAGMIAQAAMCITVSEVHNVDYYINMSEELIAAGADEICLKDMAGIGRPEMLGKIVKAIKDKHPEIPIQYHGHSGPGFSVASMLEVAKAGVDYLDVAMEPLSWGMVHPDVITIQQMLKDAGFKVPEINMNAYMEARSLTQSFVDDFLGYFIDERNRTMTSLLVGCGLPGGMMGSLMADLKGVHQAINSARKNQGKNELNEDELLVKLFDEVKYIWPKLGNPPLVTPFSQYVKNIALMNVFSIEKGQGRWTMIDKNSWDMILGKAGKLPGKLDQEIVDLAKKNGFEFFTGNPQDNYPDELPKYIKEMEEKGWERGENDEELFEFAMHEKQYRDYKSGEAKQRFEKELETAIKAKYEKTADIKKIDIRALKHPNAEPIIAPYSGRVLWELDFNEKSVAPPFGKYLSEFDTVCVIQTNYGWEDVVSFCNGRLVGIEKKQGDIVRKGDVLAYIEKSTVTLPKKKELSKKKQKIAG
- a CDS encoding conserved hypothetical protein (Evidence 4 : Unknown function but conserved in other organisms) codes for the protein MKSFSEKFIVKPGDKVNLKELDTAYSGGIKKKEGVKDLLKNVEELASFQELFWADNSYSLLIVLQAPDAAGKDGAIRHVMSGLNPQSCRVYSYKTPSREELDHDYLWRHYKDLPERGMIGIFNRSHYENVLATKVNPQFILNENIPGINDIKDIHKKFWSQRYEQINNFEKYLYQNGTHVIKFFLHLSKEEQKARLLARLEEKDKNWKFSSDDLKARAQWDEYQKAYEDMLEETSTDYAPWFVIPADKKFFARVAIGKIIVEKMKSLDLHYPSGETKEQLAQALETLMSEK
- the dnaJ gene encoding Chaperone protein DnaJ gives rise to the protein MTKRDYYEILEVSKTASADEIKKAYRKKAIQFHPDKNPGDKQAEEKFKEAAEAYEILSDPQKRQRYDQFGHAGVGGAAGGGFGGAGMTMEDIFSAFGDIFGGHFGGFGGFGGFGGSQSRGGQRIRRGSDLRVKVKLNLAEIATGVEKKIKVRKAVACSHCHGTGAEGNSGSETCSTCHGSGRVTRVQQTILGQMQTTTECPTCHGEGKIIKNKCTHCNGEGVVREEEVISINIPAGVMEGMQLSMSGKGNAVPRGGINGDLLIVIEEEKHPELIRDENDLIYNLLVSVPVATLGGSVEVPTVDGKVKVNIAAGTQPGKVLRLRGKGLPSVNRYGTGDLLVNVGVYIPENLNKEEKQLMEKLADSNNVKPNQSASKNFFSHFRNMFE
- the grpE gene encoding Protein GrpE — encoded protein: MKKEKHHNEEVELTNEASVEETPQETTEQKAENEVENLENLKEKCADLADKNLRLMAEFDNYRKRTLKEKADLISSASERVLVNLLPLVDDFERAMKAMENTEDIDAIKEGEKLIYNKFIAFLQANGVKEIPTENEPFNVDIHEAVTTFPVDDEEKRGKIIDTVSKGYTLNDKVIRFPKVVVGE